The Saliniramus fredricksonii genome segment GCGCCCGATCGCGACCGGGGCGATGCGCTGCGAGCGCCGCATCAGCGCGATCTTCAAGGATGTGCCCGGCGGGCAGGTGCTCGGTCCGACCTTCGATTACACGCACCGTTTACTGGATTTCAAACTGGCAGCCGAAGCCGCAACATCCGAAAGGTCACAGCCACAACCGACGCCACAGCCGCGCGCGGATGATACCCCGCATGTCGCCGACATCCTCGCCCGCGAGGATCTGATCCAGCGCGAGAACGCCGCGCCGGATGTGCACGCCACGCCTGATCTGACCCGGGCCCCGCTCACCCTGCCCGCTAGCCGCGCCCTGCGCCTGCAGGCGCTGGCGCGGGGAGACGAGGGTTTTCTCTTGTCGCTGGCTTATTCGACCCAGCGCGGCTATGGCCGCAATCACCCTTTCGTGGGCGAATTGCGCATCGGCACTGTTGCCGTCGAGATGGACATTCCCGAGCTCGGCTTCGCCATCGAGATCGGCGAGATCACGGTGAGCGAATGCGAGAGCGTGAACCAGTTCACCGGCTCGAAGACGCAACCAGCGCAGTTCACGCGCGGCTACGGGCTGGTCTTCGGGCGCGGCGAGCGCAAGGCGATCTCGATGGCGCTGGTTGACCGCGCCCTGCGCTGGCGCGAGCTCGGCGAGGAGAATGGTGGCGCGCCGGCGCAGGACGCGGAATTCGTGCTCGCCCATGCCGACAACATCCAGGCGAGCGGCTTTCTCGAACATATCAAGCTGCCGCATTACGTGGATTTCCAGGCCGAGCTCGAACTGATCCGCAGATTGCGGAGAGAGGCGCTCGCGCATGTGGGGGGCGGCGCATGAGCGACTACAATTTCGCCTATCTGGACGAACAGACCAAGCGCATGATTCGCCGCGCGCTGCTGAAGGCCGTGGCGATCCCCGGCTACCAGGTGCCCTTCGCCTCGCGCGAGATGCCCATGCCCTATGGCTGGGGCACCGGCGGCGTGCAGGTGACGGCGGCGTGCCTTGTGCCGGAGGATACGCTGAAGGTGATCGACCAGGGCGCGGATGATACGACGAACGCCGTGTCGATCCGCGCCTTCTTCGCCCGCGTCGCGGATGTCGCAACAACGGAACGCACTGCCGAGGCCAGCCTCATCCAGACCCGCCACCGCATCCCGGAAACGCCCCTGCGCGAG includes the following:
- a CDS encoding carbon-phosphorus lyase complex subunit PhnI, whose product is MYVAVKGGERAIAAAHDWLARERRGDAAIPEIGIDQIREQMGLAVDRVMAEGSLYDPDLAALALKQARGDTIEAIFLIRAYRTTLPRFGASRPIATGAMRCERRISAIFKDVPGGQVLGPTFDYTHRLLDFKLAAEAATSERSQPQPTPQPRADDTPHVADILAREDLIQRENAAPDVHATPDLTRAPLTLPASRALRLQALARGDEGFLLSLAYSTQRGYGRNHPFVGELRIGTVAVEMDIPELGFAIEIGEITVSECESVNQFTGSKTQPAQFTRGYGLVFGRGERKAISMALVDRALRWRELGEENGGAPAQDAEFVLAHADNIQASGFLEHIKLPHYVDFQAELELIRRLRREALAHVGGGA